From Candidatus Dadabacteria bacterium:
TCTGAGTCTTCCGTAAGCATCCGCCGCCATCGCGGCCCCCTGTTCATGATGGGTGTCGACAAGCCTTATGCCAAGATCCGTACAGGCCCTGTAGACAGGGTTTATGTGTCCCCCTCCGAGGGTAAAGATGTCTTTCACTCCCAGGTCGTAAAGAGCCTTGGAAACCAGATATCCGCCCTGCAGTCTCGCCATGAGTGGTTCTCCCTTAATCAAACAAACCATTATTTGGAGGGAAATACAACCTGGGGGAAACAAAAAAAATTCCTTGAGTGCCCCCGGATGATGATTAATATGGAATTGCGGAAGTGGGAAACGGGGACAAAAAATTCATTTAAACGGAGGTAAAGACAATGAAATACGCAGTAAATCTATTGGAGCCAGCCAATGTCTTTCGTAACTTCGCAAGCGCCTTCCCAAGGGTTTTTGATTCCGATGCGGCGGAGGGTGGCCGGAGTCCGAGAGTTGATATTTTTGACGACGGAGACAATTTCGTTTTATCGGCGGAACTTCCCGGGGTAAGCAGGGAAGACCTTGACATAGACGTAAAGGACAACCGGCTTACGATAAAGGGAGAAAAAAAGCTTGAGAACAAGACCGAGAAGGAAGGATATCTAAGGGTCGAGAGATCCTACGGACTGTTTGAGAGAAGTTTTTTTCTTGACGACAACATAGACAGGGAAAACATAAAGGCCGAGTACAAAGACGGCGTCCTGCGCCTCACCCTGCCGAGAAAGCAGGATGAACCTTCAAAGAAAATAGAGGTGAATTGATCAAAAAAAAGGGGGAGCGCCAAGCGACGCTCCCCCTTTACTTGTTTTGGCTAAAACACCAATCCGCTCTGGAGAGGTGCTTAGTCAAAAAACATCCCTAAAAACTAAGAGCTATTGCCGTTCCGTCTGCCCACTGCACGGTTTCCGAACGATACGGTAAAAAGCAGAGCGGACACTATTAACAGCAGGTTAAGCGCATCGCCCCGAGGAGTACTGTCGCTTCCCGCCGCAATTGCACAGCCTCCGCCGCTGACACTATCGACGACATCTTCCACTATGTCCTCAACATCTTCAGCTTCCTCCATAGGTTCTTCCATAGGCTCTTCCATGGGTTCTTCCATTTCTTCTTCCATCATCTCTTCCATCTCTTCTCCGCCATCAGCCATTCCGTCCCCGTCACATGCTGGAAATTCGCTGTCCTCTCCCGGATAGATGCCGGAACCGAAGATAACACCCGGAGAAGCGGAGAGCGCCGGCGCTCCCAAGTATTCAAAGGGGTCTACAACATAGCTAACTTTCAAAGAGTCGCCAGGGGCTGTTGCAGGATTGCCATCGTCTATTTCGTCACCGTCTACACCCGGGTCTTCCCAGCAATATTTAACAATGGCGCCGGAGGCCATGGAAGTCTCCGCCCCGTCAACAATTAACTTCCCGACATCATTTCCACCCTCGTCCACGGCAACCACACGCATGTTCTCATCCTCTGGGTCATCTCCGTTATAAAGCGTAATTCCGTTATCATCCATAATGAAAAGATATATGGAACCCGACTTCCAATCTCCCTCTTCATAGCCAAAGACCTCGCCGAAGCGTTGGCTAAAATCGCAATACGGCTCTACATCCGACCTACCTGTTAGACCGACAGCAGGAAAAAGAGGAATAACTCTCTTTATTTCATCTACCGTAGCAGTTGCAAGATCTAGTCCCGCTGCTTCAATCGCAGGACCAAAAGGAGCGCTACTAAAATCACAACTCTTTATAATGGTATTTATGTAATATTCATCAATCGCCTCTTTTACAAATTGCTCAAGTTCTGCTTCGGTATCTACCTCGTCAGCGTGTATAGCGTGCACCGAAGTCGTAATACCGGAAAAGGCGCCTGCAAGCATCAGCATGCATGAAAAAAGACCCGCAAGGGCCGCTGTCTTAAAGACAGTATTTCGCATTAAGATTCCCATTATATCCTCCTTACTGATTTGTTAAGTTTAATCCCTAAAGAGTCCCGACTCTCGCCGGGTCATTAGTGACATTTATCTTACAAATTAGAACAAGAAAGCAGTAACCCTGTCAAGCACTTTCAGGGCAAAACTAGGTATAACCCGTACTACGGGCAGTATAGTTTGACATGCAAGTCTCCTCGCAACAGAAGGTCTTCCTCACTTGAGTAAGTGAAGTAACGACCGAGAAAACCGGCGAGGGCGACGGTTTTTTTGTCCCAACACACCCGTAGGCCGAACATCCTTATCATCCACCGCCAAGCGACTGATCCAGGAAGTCGGCGAGGCCGGGACGAATCGCTTGTTATGAAGGAAAAACTAAAGTAAATTTCCTTCCGTATGCTGGAGATCAGTTCTAGCTCTGAAATAAAGCTTGCCGGTACCGATATATACTTCGACTCGAAACGGGCCGTGCCGCTTTCTTTTGTTTCAAGCGCAAACTTCAACAAACTTCCCCGCAGCGAAAAAATCATAGCTACGCCCGAAACGATAAAACTTCTGGGGAAAAAAATAAAAGGCTCCGCGGTTCTTTCCTCCCCTTACGGAAAACCTTTTACCCTAGGCAGCTACTCGATTGAGCTCATCCCATCGGGACAGATGCTCGGGGCGGCGCAGGTAGTGATCGAAAAAGACGGAAAAAGGATCGTTTACGCGGGCGGTTTCAAGCTTAAGAATACCGGCACCGCCGGTTACGCGGAACTCAGAAGATGTGACACGCTGGTCGTAAACTGCGCTTACGGAGCACCGAAGTTCATTTTCCCGCCGCCCGAAGTAGTAATGGAATCCGTATTCGAATTCGTAAACAGGACGCTGTTTGAGGACAACGTGCCGGTAATCCTGGTAAACCCCATGGGAAAAGCGCAGGACCTTATAATCTTCCTCGGGGAAAGAGACATCGAGATGAGCCTTCATCCAGCGATGGCTAAGACTCTAAGGCTCTATGAGGAACTCGGGATAAAAATTCCGCCTTACGGAGGGATTAAAAGAAAGCATTTCAAAAACAAGGTCTTAATAGCCCCTCTTTCCTACAGGGACTCTGCGGTCATCGAAAACCTTCAAAGAAAGAAGGTTGCGGTGATAAGCGGCCGCTCAATGGAAAACGGAACGTTTGTTAGATCGGCTCTACGGGCCGAGGTGGCGTTCCCATTAAGCAATCACTTTGGATACGACGAGATCTCAGAATATCTTGGCGTTTCAAGGCCCGAGAACGTGATCATAAGGGGAAATTTCGGCGACAGTTTCACGGAGGGACTTGAGAAGGACGGGTGGAACATAACGGCGTTTAAAAAGCCGCGCCAGCTGGAACTTTTCTGAGGACAAGATGCCGGTTGAAACGAAATCATTCACGATAAACACCCAGGGCGACTGCGACATACTGGACATAACTCCTCACGTGAGCCGCGAGCTCTCCAAGGCGGAATTATCCTCGGGAACGGCCACGGTCTTTGTCGCCGGCTCGACCTGTGGGGTCACTACTATAGAGTATGAAAGCGGAGTGCTCTCCGACCTGAAAGACGCGTTTGAAAGAATGGCACCGGAGGCCATGCACTACGCGCACAACGCCAGATGGGGCGACGGAAACGGTCACTCGCACGTGAGAGCGTCGGTGCTCGGCCCCTCGCTTACGGTTCCGTTCTCAGAAAGCGGTCCGTTACTCGGCACCTGGCAGCAGATAGTGCTCGTTGACTTCGATAATCGCCCCAGAACAAGAAGGGTAATCATCCAGATTATCGGAGAATGACGCCTCAGACAAACTTGACTGAAAAATGCGAGGGCTTGTACCTTACGTTAAGGTTAACGATAAGGGGCGTAAGCGACTCTATCATCGAGGAGATCTCAAGCGGACCCGCGTCAAGCACCCTAAGGTCCTTCATTTCCTCGGTAAGGTTCTTGATCACCTCTTTAGCTCCCTCGTCATCCCCGCATATGACCACGTCGTAATCAAGGTCCTCGTCTATTTTGGCAAGTTCGTTTGCGGGAAGATTGTGATAAGCGGACACTAGCCTCGCCGTTTCGGGAAGCGCGTCCTTTATCTCAAGAGCCGAAGAACCCTGTGCGGGAGGATCGAACAGAAAAGTCTTGCCTTCTCTCTTCATCGAGACTACCGGGGTTACGACTATCTGATCCGTGATGCTGTCGCCGCATCCCGCTACAGTGGCCGCCGCATACTCGGGAGGAATGCTTATTATTATTACCTCGGAAGCCGCCGCAGCGTCTGCGTTCGCCATGCCGTGTATGTTCGATTCGATTCCGAGCCCCTCGAGCGTTTCCGCGTGGCCAGCCGCTATGCCAAGCGCTTTTTCCTCGCTTCTAGAACCTATGTAGATCTCATGTCCCGCTCTTGACCACCGCAGCACCAGACCTTCCGCTATGTCTCCCGTCCCACCTAGAAGTGAAATTTTCATTTTTTGATCTCTCCTTGCGTCAAAAATTTTACAGAACTTCTATCGTATATGCCTCCGAAGTGTTTTTCAAGCATAGCCAAGATCATGTCGGGAAAAGAGAACGAGTCTCAATCTATCACAAGCCGACCGCAAGCTGGAAAAGAGAGTTGACGACGGCGCGCTTTATGAAGACTATCAGAAGCAGAACCACTATAGGGCTAAGGTCTAATGAGCCCCCGATGGGAGGGATGTATCTTCTGGCAAAACCCAGAACCGGCTCCGTGGCCGAGTAAAGAAACCTCACTATGGGGTTATACGGGTCGGGATTCACCCATGAAAGTATCGCCCGTCCCACTATGAGCCATATGTAAACGCTAAGAAGTATGTCCACCACTTCGGCGATGGCCCTTAAGAAATTGCCTCCTAATATTTCCATGTCAGTCCTCCTCTCCTGAAAGTTCCGCGGAACGTCTGGCCGCGGACTCGATAGCAGATATCACAGCAGCCCGGAAACCGCCCCGCTCAAGTGAATGAATCCCGCTTGCCGTGGTTCCCCCGGGCGACGTGACCATGTCCTTTATCTCGGCAGGGTGCGCGGCGCCTTCCTGAATCATTTTCGAGGTACCCAGAACTGTCTGCGCGGCAAGGTCCGTTGCGAGCTTTCTCGAAAGTCCCATTTTAACCGCGCCGTCGCAAAGCGCCTCGATGAAAATCGATACAAACGCCGGTCCACTTCCGGAAAGGGCCGTAACGGCATCCATGAGGCTCTCGCTCTCAACCCGAAAGGCTTTTCCCAGGGAGCCCAGGATTTCGAGAATCAGATCTTCTTCCTCACCGGAGAACCCCTCCCCGAAATATATGCAGGATGCCCCCTCAAGCACGAGACTCGGGGTGTTGGGCATAACCCGCGCGAGCTTTATCTCCCTTCCGATAAGTTTTCTTATGGAAGAATAACCTACCCCGGCAGCGATCGATACGTAGAGCTTATCTTTGGTGGCGACGTTTTTCACTCCCCTGCAGACCTCGGGAATTACCTGGGGCTTTACGGAAAAAATAACTATATCGGACTTTCTTACCGCTTCCCTGTTGTCGGAGGTGGTCGCGACTCCGTACTGCGAGGACAGGTAAGAGAGTCTCTCGGGGTCTACGTCTGAGAGCGTTACGTCCTTTTTGCTAAAGCTTCCCGAGGCGAGAAGTCCTCTCACCATCGCCTCGGCCATGTTCCCCGCTCCTATGAATGCTGTCTTTTTCATTTTCAAACTCACTCAGGCCTCGGACCAAAAAGAGCCGAACCGACCCTGAGAATCGTGGCTCCCTCTTCAATCGCCACTTCGAAATCGTTACTCATGCCCATTGAAAGCTCCTGTATTCCGGGAAACTCCCCCGACACCTTGTCCCTCATCTCCCTGAGCTCCGAAAACCATGGTCTGCTCATCTCGGGATCCTCGAAGTAAGGGGGCATCACCATGAGTCCCTCAAGCGAAACGTTCTGGAATCCGGAAGCACTTTCGAGAAACCCCTGAAGATCGCTCCCTTCGATCCCGTGTTTACTGTCCTCCCCGCCGTTTATCTCAACAAGCGCCCGGACACGGGTTCCGGCAGCTGCGGCCCTTTTATCAAGCTCCGCCACAAGGGCCATGTTGTCAACCGCGTGTATAAGATCCGCCTTGCCCACAACGTACTTCACCTTGTTTCTCTGCAAGGCGCCAATGAAGTGCCAGCGAAGCGTACCGGCGGCACCGCTTCCGGCTTCCCTCTGCTTGTCGCGAAGCTCCTGGGCGTAATTCTCCCCGAAATCCCGAAGCCCGAACCGGTTGGCCTCCAAAACCACCGCCAAAGGGAATTTCTTCGAGACCGCTACCAGCTGCACATCCTCCCGGATCCTCCCGGATCTTCGACACGCCTCTGCGATTCTCCGTTCTACTTCGTCTATGTGATCCTTCAAACTCATCCGGATTCCACGACACCTATATCCGAGAGTACTGAAACCAGCTCAAAAAGCGGAAGCCCGACGACACCCGTGTAGGAACCTTTTATCCACTCAACAAGGCAGGACCCGATCCCCTGAATGGCGTACGCGCCCGCCTTGTCCATGGGCTCTCCGGTCTTAATGTACCGACGCATCCCTTCCGTATCAAGAGACTTCATCCGCACCTCGGTACGGGTGGCCCCAAGGTGAAGAACATCGCCGGGGGACCTCGCCACGCAGAAGCCTGTTATGACCTCGTGGGTTCTTCCCGAGAGTTTTTGGAGCATCGAAAGCGCGTCCTCTTCGTCGCGGGGTTTGCCGAAAATCTCTCCCGAAATGGATACGACCGTGTCGCTGCCCACCACGATTCGCCCGCGACGCTCCTGGGCGCAGACGTAAAGCGCCTTTTCTCTGGCCATGCGCTTTGCGAAATCAAGCGGCGCTTCTCCATCGCGAGCGCTCTCGCGCACCCGCGGCGGAATCACTTCGAAATCAAGACCAACACCCGCAAGCAGCTCCCGTCTTCTCGGAGAAGAGGAAGCAAGCACAAAGTTTCTGTTCTTAAGCATCCAGGAAAGACCCCATAAGCGGAAACCCGAAACTTGAAAACGCGTCTTCTGCGTATACACTCATCGTTTCAAGCTCAAATGGAACTTAGAGAACTTTACCTGAAAGGCAGAAAAAGCTTCGAGGAAAACGGTTTCGAGTGCCCGGGGGTAGAAACAAGGGCGATACTCGCGAGAAGCCTCGGCACGGACCCGCTGGAATTCTACGCGCATCCGGAGAGACACGTGGACCCCGAACGCGCAGAAGCGTTTGAAGAGCTCCTTCGCCGACGCCTCGCTGGAGAACCCCTTGCGTATGTTACCGGCAGGCGGGAATTCTGCTCGAGGCCTTTTGTCGTGACCCGGGACGTCCTGATACCGAGACCGGAAACCGAAACGCTTGCGGAACTCGCCATAGAAACCGCGGGACGGTTGAAGAATCCCCGCATCCTCGACCTCGGAACGGGAAGCGGGTGCCTCGCCGTAACCCTGTCTCTCGAAGTGCAAGGCTGCGAGGTTTTCGCCTCGGACGTATCCGCCGCAGCACTTGGGATAGCGGAGAGAAACGCCCGCACACACGGCGCGCGCGTTCGGTTCATCCGCTCGGATCTTCTGGTCTGCTTTGCAAAATCTTCGTTTGACATCATAATTTCCAACCCGCCTTACGTGTCCGAAGCGGAATACGCGGAACTCTCCCCGCAGATAAGGGGCTACGAGCCGCGCACGGCGCTTCTCGGCGGGAAGGACGGGCTTGCGTGCATAAGGGAAATAGCGGCCGCGGCAGGAACCGCGCTTCGAGAAGGCGGGTTTCTGCTTCTTGAAATCGGAGCATCCCAAGCAGAGAGTGCGGAGAGAATAGTTCGTGAAAACGGTTTTTCAGACATATGCTTTGAGACCGATATCGGCGGCATAAAAAGGGTAGTGAAAGCAACTTGGAAAAAATAGTAATAGAAGGAAAAAACAGGCTTTCCGGAGAGGTGTCGGTCGGCGGAGCAAAAAACGCTGTCCTTCCCATAATGGCAGCCTGCATACTGAACGACGGGGAGAACACCATCTCGAACGTGCCGGATCTGGCGGACGTGCGGACCATGATGAAACTCCTCGAAACCCTAGGCGCGAGATGCGAGTACGCGGACGGTGAACTGCTCGTTGACTCAACAACCATTGACCGCTACAAGGCTCCCTACGATCTGGTAAAGACGATGAGGGCTTCCGTGCTGGTTCTTGGACCGCTTGTGGCCAGATTTAAAAGAGCCGAAGTGTCGCTCCCAGGAGGATGCGCTATAGGAGAAAGGCCTATAGATCAGCACATAAAGGGACTTCGAATCCTCGGGACATCGGTGCAACTTGAAGACGGATACGTAAGCGCCGTCGCAAAAAAACTTGAAGGAACCACCGTGCCCTTCGATCTCTCGACCGTTACGGGGACCGAAAACATAATGCTGCTGGCCAGCGTCTGCGAAGGAGAAACCGTCATCCTAAACGCCGCATGCGAACCCGAAGTGGTGGATCTCGCAAACGCCCTCAATCTAATGGGAGCGAAAATAGAAGGAGCTGGAACGGATATAATAACGATAACGGGAGTAAGCTCGCTCGGTCCGCTGAGGGGCTACAGCGTAATGCCCGACAGGATAGAGGCGGGGACGCTGATGATAGCCGCCGCCCTTAATGAAAGCGATCTCATGATCAGGAACTGCAGGTTCGAGCACCTTGGGGCACTCACAGGGAAACTGCTTCAGACGGGAACAGAAATAGAAAAAAACGGGAACTCCATCAGGGTGCGGGGCACAGGGAAGATAAAAAGCATAGACTTCTCCACGCTCCCATACCCGGGATTCCCGACCGACATGCAGGCTCAGATGATGATACTCATGTGCGTTGCCGACGGAATGAGCGTCATAACGGAAAACATATTTCCGCAGAGGTTCATGCACACCGCCGAACTGCGGAGGATGGGCGCGGATATAAAGCTTGTCGGAAACAGCGCCGTGGTAAGAGGTGTCCGGGAGATTAGGGGCGCCCCGATCATGGCAAGCGATCTTCGGGCGAGCGCCTCGCTCGTGCTGGCGGGGCTTTG
This genomic window contains:
- a CDS encoding YggT family protein; its protein translation is MEILGGNFLRAIAEVVDILLSVYIWLIVGRAILSWVNPDPYNPIVRFLYSATEPVLGFARRYIPPIGGSLDLSPIVVLLLIVFIKRAVVNSLFQLAVGL
- a CDS encoding Hsp20/alpha crystallin family protein; this translates as MKYAVNLLEPANVFRNFASAFPRVFDSDAAEGGRSPRVDIFDDGDNFVLSAELPGVSREDLDIDVKDNRLTIKGEKKLENKTEKEGYLRVERSYGLFERSFFLDDNIDRENIKAEYKDGVLRLTLPRKQDEPSKKIEVN
- a CDS encoding septum formation inhibitor Maf yields the protein MLKNRNFVLASSSPRRRELLAGVGLDFEVIPPRVRESARDGEAPLDFAKRMAREKALYVCAQERRGRIVVGSDTVVSISGEIFGKPRDEEDALSMLQKLSGRTHEVITGFCVARSPGDVLHLGATRTEVRMKSLDTEGMRRYIKTGEPMDKAGAYAIQGIGSCLVEWIKGSYTGVVGLPLFELVSVLSDIGVVESG
- the proC gene encoding pyrroline-5-carboxylate reductase; the encoded protein is MKKTAFIGAGNMAEAMVRGLLASGSFSKKDVTLSDVDPERLSYLSSQYGVATTSDNREAVRKSDIVIFSVKPQVIPEVCRGVKNVATKDKLYVSIAAGVGYSSIRKLIGREIKLARVMPNTPSLVLEGASCIYFGEGFSGEEEDLILEILGSLGKAFRVESESLMDAVTALSGSGPAFVSIFIEALCDGAVKMGLSRKLATDLAAQTVLGTSKMIQEGAAHPAEIKDMVTSPGGTTASGIHSLERGGFRAAVISAIESAARRSAELSGEED
- the npdG gene encoding NADPH-dependent F420 reductase codes for the protein MKISLLGGTGDIAEGLVLRWSRAGHEIYIGSRSEEKALGIAAGHAETLEGLGIESNIHGMANADAAAASEVIIISIPPEYAAATVAGCGDSITDQIVVTPVVSMKREGKTFLFDPPAQGSSALEIKDALPETARLVSAYHNLPANELAKIDEDLDYDVVICGDDEGAKEVIKNLTEEMKDLRVLDAGPLEISSMIESLTPLIVNLNVRYKPSHFSVKFV
- the murA gene encoding UDP-N-acetylglucosamine 1-carboxyvinyltransferase encodes the protein MEKIVIEGKNRLSGEVSVGGAKNAVLPIMAACILNDGENTISNVPDLADVRTMMKLLETLGARCEYADGELLVDSTTIDRYKAPYDLVKTMRASVLVLGPLVARFKRAEVSLPGGCAIGERPIDQHIKGLRILGTSVQLEDGYVSAVAKKLEGTTVPFDLSTVTGTENIMLLASVCEGETVILNAACEPEVVDLANALNLMGAKIEGAGTDIITITGVSSLGPLRGYSVMPDRIEAGTLMIAAALNESDLMIRNCRFEHLGALTGKLLQTGTEIEKNGNSIRVRGTGKIKSIDFSTLPYPGFPTDMQAQMMILMCVADGMSVITENIFPQRFMHTAELRRMGADIKLVGNSAVVRGVREIRGAPIMASDLRASASLVLAGLCGAGRTEVSRIYHLDRGYEKLDEKLRAVGASIWREKE
- a CDS encoding YjbQ family protein, translated to MPVETKSFTINTQGDCDILDITPHVSRELSKAELSSGTATVFVAGSTCGVTTIEYESGVLSDLKDAFERMAPEAMHYAHNARWGDGNGHSHVRASVLGPSLTVPFSESGPLLGTWQQIVLVDFDNRPRTRRVIIQIIGE
- a CDS encoding YggS family pyridoxal phosphate-dependent enzyme, which translates into the protein MSLKDHIDEVERRIAEACRRSGRIREDVQLVAVSKKFPLAVVLEANRFGLRDFGENYAQELRDKQREAGSGAAGTLRWHFIGALQRNKVKYVVGKADLIHAVDNMALVAELDKRAAAAGTRVRALVEINGGEDSKHGIEGSDLQGFLESASGFQNVSLEGLMVMPPYFEDPEMSRPWFSELREMRDKVSGEFPGIQELSMGMSNDFEVAIEEGATILRVGSALFGPRPE
- the prmC gene encoding peptide chain release factor N(5)-glutamine methyltransferase encodes the protein MELRELYLKGRKSFEENGFECPGVETRAILARSLGTDPLEFYAHPERHVDPERAEAFEELLRRRLAGEPLAYVTGRREFCSRPFVVTRDVLIPRPETETLAELAIETAGRLKNPRILDLGTGSGCLAVTLSLEVQGCEVFASDVSAAALGIAERNARTHGARVRFIRSDLLVCFAKSSFDIIISNPPYVSEAEYAELSPQIRGYEPRTALLGGKDGLACIREIAAAAGTALREGGFLLLEIGASQAESAERIVRENGFSDICFETDIGGIKRVVKATWKK